From Paenibacillus graminis, a single genomic window includes:
- the secE gene encoding preprotein translocase subunit SecE: MKRSFKSLFSFFTESWSELKKVRWPSRKELKNYTLIVLGTIVVIALYFWVLDIGISAVIEAII, encoded by the coding sequence TTGTTTTCCTTTTTCACTGAGAGCTGGAGTGAACTCAAAAAAGTTCGCTGGCCTAGCCGTAAGGAATTGAAAAACTACACATTGATCGTTCTCGGTACAATTGTAGTGATCGCTCTTTACTTCTGGGTTCTGGACATCGGTATTTCCGCTGTGATTGAAGCGATTATTTAG